From Paraburkholderia fungorum, the proteins below share one genomic window:
- a CDS encoding MBL fold metallo-hydrolase, which yields MTSFSDFLGRTLGFTAAKRGRALSHTSAQHDGERFRNVRARPVEGFGKTLRIMWNMLFRKPSGTVPTGALPVDALTREQLEAAPDRSLYRLGHSTLLLKLRGEFWLTDPVFAERASPFRRLGPKRFHAPPIALADLPPLRGVILSHDHYDHLDRDTVLALAATTGVFLTPLGVGDRLIEWGIDAKKVRQFDWWQSAEIDGLTFTATPAQHFSGRSLFDGNSTLWASWVIVDQDLRVFFSGDTGYFDGFKAIGERLGPFDVTLVETGAYDAQWPYVHMQPDDTVQAHVDLRGRWLVPIHNGTFDLAMHRWYEPFERVIGLAAARGITLSTPRMGERLDLAAPHRGERWWRNVVEVEDTPKASRRRFSCRAGQANS from the coding sequence ATGACTTCGTTCAGCGATTTCCTCGGCCGTACTCTGGGTTTTACCGCAGCGAAACGCGGGCGCGCGTTGTCGCACACGTCGGCGCAACATGACGGCGAGCGCTTTCGCAACGTCCGGGCGCGTCCGGTCGAAGGTTTCGGCAAGACCTTGCGCATCATGTGGAACATGCTGTTCAGGAAGCCGTCCGGCACCGTGCCGACAGGCGCGCTCCCGGTCGACGCATTGACCCGTGAGCAACTCGAAGCCGCGCCCGACCGCAGCCTGTACCGGCTCGGACATTCCACCCTGCTGCTCAAGCTGCGCGGAGAATTCTGGCTGACCGATCCGGTGTTCGCCGAACGCGCGTCGCCGTTCCGGCGGCTCGGTCCCAAGCGCTTTCACGCGCCGCCCATCGCGCTGGCCGACTTGCCGCCGCTGCGCGGCGTGATTCTGTCGCACGATCATTACGACCATCTCGATCGCGACACGGTGCTCGCGCTCGCCGCCACGACGGGCGTGTTTCTGACGCCGCTCGGCGTCGGCGACCGGCTGATCGAATGGGGCATCGACGCGAAAAAAGTGCGTCAGTTCGACTGGTGGCAGAGCGCGGAAATCGACGGACTGACGTTCACCGCGACGCCCGCCCAACACTTCTCCGGCCGCAGTCTGTTCGACGGCAACAGCACGTTGTGGGCGTCATGGGTGATCGTCGATCAGGACTTGCGGGTGTTTTTCAGCGGCGACACGGGCTATTTCGACGGCTTCAAGGCGATCGGCGAGCGTCTCGGTCCGTTCGACGTCACGCTCGTCGAGACCGGCGCTTACGACGCCCAATGGCCGTACGTCCACATGCAGCCTGACGACACCGTGCAGGCGCACGTCGATCTTCGTGGCCGCTGGCTGGTGCCGATTCATAACGGCACATTCGATCTGGCGATGCATCGCTGGTACGAGCCGTTTGAGCGCGTGATCGGCCTCGCGGCGGCACGCGGCATCACGCTGTCGACGCCGCGCATGGGCGAGCGGCTGGATCTCGCCGCGCCGCATCGGGGCGAGCGCTGGTGGCGCAACGTGGTCGAGGTCGAGGACACGCCGAAGGCGTCCCGCCGTCGATTTTCGTGCCGCGCCGGGCAGGCGAATTCCTGA
- a CDS encoding ABC transporter substrate-binding protein translates to MLTKKVPLKIAIAEHPHTSAIRNGSIPIEGVDAEFVTVQPQIGAFRRMVRDVEFDVCELAPTTYIIARAYGAPFVGLPIFVVRRFHHGGLLVRPDAGIKHPKDLEGKKVGVRAYSVTTGVWTRQVLIDEFGLDSSKVTWVVDDEEHVQQLKLPENVIHAPEGSSLAEMMASGELSAGFAAAAGIGRTGAPTGGWKEVEADYPDLLPNATELEAEYYARTGVYPMHGTIVVKDSVLAEHPWIAKSIYDAFAQAKKEWLVRLDAGEATAASDKKYLELRKIVGHDPLPYGLQENLKTIETLEATAFKQGLTPRRMAIDELFVDPLAK, encoded by the coding sequence ATGTTGACCAAGAAAGTCCCGCTCAAAATTGCAATCGCTGAGCATCCGCATACGTCTGCCATCCGTAACGGTTCCATCCCCATTGAGGGCGTCGACGCCGAATTCGTGACCGTTCAGCCGCAAATCGGCGCGTTTCGCCGGATGGTGCGCGACGTCGAATTCGACGTCTGCGAGCTGGCTCCGACGACCTATATCATCGCCCGCGCTTATGGCGCGCCGTTCGTCGGTCTGCCGATTTTCGTGGTTCGCCGCTTCCACCACGGCGGCCTGCTGGTTCGCCCGGACGCCGGCATCAAGCATCCGAAAGACCTCGAAGGCAAGAAAGTTGGCGTGCGTGCGTACTCGGTTACGACCGGCGTGTGGACCCGTCAGGTGCTGATCGACGAGTTCGGTCTGGATTCGTCGAAGGTCACCTGGGTGGTCGACGACGAAGAACACGTTCAGCAACTGAAGCTGCCGGAAAACGTGATTCATGCGCCGGAAGGCAGCTCGCTTGCCGAAATGATGGCGTCGGGCGAACTGTCGGCAGGTTTTGCCGCTGCAGCCGGTATCGGCCGCACGGGTGCGCCGACGGGCGGCTGGAAGGAAGTCGAAGCCGACTACCCGGACCTGCTGCCGAACGCGACCGAACTCGAAGCCGAATACTACGCACGCACCGGCGTTTATCCGATGCACGGCACGATCGTCGTGAAGGACTCGGTGCTGGCCGAGCATCCGTGGATCGCGAAATCGATTTACGACGCGTTCGCGCAGGCGAAGAAGGAATGGCTGGTTCGTCTGGATGCAGGCGAAGCGACGGCGGCCAGCGACAAGAAGTATCTGGAACTGCGCAAGATCGTCGGACACGACCCGCTGCCGTATGGTCTGCAGGAAAACCTGAAGACCATCGAGACGCTGGAAGCGACCGCATTCAAGCAAGGTCTGACGCCGCGCCGCATGGCGATCGACGAACTGTTCGTTGATCCGCTGGCGAAGTAA
- a CDS encoding SDR family NAD(P)-dependent oxidoreductase: MSTSHKVVVVTGASQGIGAELVSAFRKLDYHVVATARSVKPSDDPGILSIAGDIADPATARRVISEAVARFGRIDTLVNNAGIFIAKPFTQYTAEDYAAAIGVNVSGFFHITQLAIAEMEKNASGHVVTITTTLADQAIDGVPSVLASLTKGGLNAATRSLAIEYAKRGIRANAVSPGIIKSPMHAQETHAALGALHPMGHMGEMSDIVNAVLYLDAAPFVTGEILHVDGGQSAGH; the protein is encoded by the coding sequence ATGAGCACATCACACAAAGTCGTTGTCGTTACCGGCGCATCGCAAGGCATCGGCGCAGAACTGGTCAGCGCGTTCCGCAAGCTCGATTACCACGTTGTCGCCACCGCGCGGTCGGTGAAGCCGTCGGACGATCCCGGCATCCTGAGCATCGCGGGCGATATCGCCGATCCGGCCACCGCGCGTCGCGTGATCTCGGAAGCGGTCGCCCGCTTTGGCCGTATCGATACGCTGGTCAACAACGCGGGCATCTTCATCGCGAAGCCTTTTACGCAGTACACCGCCGAGGATTACGCAGCCGCTATCGGCGTCAACGTGTCCGGCTTCTTCCACATCACGCAACTGGCCATCGCCGAGATGGAGAAGAACGCGAGCGGCCATGTGGTCACGATCACGACCACGCTGGCCGACCAGGCGATCGACGGCGTACCGTCGGTGCTGGCGTCGCTGACCAAGGGCGGATTGAACGCGGCCACGCGGTCGCTCGCCATCGAGTATGCAAAGCGGGGGATTCGCGCCAACGCGGTGTCGCCTGGCATCATCAAGTCGCCGATGCACGCGCAGGAGACTCACGCGGCGCTGGGCGCGCTGCATCCGATGGGACATATGGGCGAAATGAGCGATATCGTGAACGCGGTGCTGTATCTCGATGCCGCGCCCTTCGTGACAGGCGAAATCCTGCATGTGGACGGCGGCCAGAGCGCGGGCCACTGA
- a CDS encoding tautomerase family protein, translating into MPIVTIQVTREGSQPGNDSVTADEKARLIAGVSQVLLDVLNKPLEATFVVIQEVEMENWGWGGLPVEAYRKQRNSTPG; encoded by the coding sequence ATGCCTATCGTCACCATTCAGGTGACCCGCGAAGGGTCCCAACCCGGCAACGATTCCGTCACTGCGGACGAAAAAGCCAGGTTGATCGCAGGCGTCAGCCAGGTGCTGCTCGATGTGCTGAACAAGCCGCTCGAAGCGACGTTCGTCGTCATTCAGGAAGTGGAGATGGAGAACTGGGGCTGGGGCGGCCTGCCGGTCGAGGCGTATCGCAAGCAGCGCAATTCGACGCCTGGCTGA
- a CDS encoding protocatechuate 3,4-dioxygenase, with product MAKIVFGMAVPHSGMLGQAPEDWLKNGERDRNNPELWFRNRTWTYPELEAHRGAAFEKFLTIEERTARAARCRTALDKMAEAYRAADVDVAIILGKDQKEIFTDFSPSIAIYTGQEVHNGPPQRSVYAPDHHVTHQCHPKLATYLIDHFQRENFDLTDLFAWPDNVWMKPLPEYPVVPHAYSFVYHQIMGDNPPPHVPIIMNCFYPPTQPSMARCIDFGRVLRDAINAWPDDVRVGIFASGGLSHFVNDEEFDHSIMKMLGDYDYDGLAAVDNRSYQSGTSEIKLYVSVMKAVQETGAEMTLVDYVPCWRTAAGTGEGMGFMYWKAAD from the coding sequence ATGGCGAAGATCGTATTCGGGATGGCCGTGCCGCACAGCGGCATGCTGGGGCAAGCACCTGAGGACTGGCTCAAGAACGGGGAACGTGACCGCAACAATCCGGAACTGTGGTTCCGTAACCGGACATGGACGTATCCCGAACTTGAAGCGCACCGTGGCGCCGCATTCGAAAAATTCCTGACCATCGAGGAACGCACTGCACGCGCTGCGCGCTGCCGTACCGCACTCGACAAGATGGCCGAAGCGTATCGCGCAGCGGACGTGGATGTCGCGATTATTCTGGGCAAGGACCAGAAGGAAATCTTCACCGACTTCTCGCCGTCGATCGCGATCTACACCGGCCAGGAAGTACACAACGGTCCGCCGCAACGCTCGGTGTACGCGCCGGACCATCACGTCACGCACCAGTGTCATCCGAAGCTGGCGACGTACCTGATCGATCATTTCCAGCGCGAAAACTTCGATCTGACCGATCTGTTTGCATGGCCCGATAACGTGTGGATGAAACCGCTGCCGGAATATCCGGTCGTGCCGCACGCATACAGCTTCGTGTATCACCAGATCATGGGCGACAACCCACCGCCGCACGTGCCGATCATCATGAACTGCTTCTATCCGCCGACCCAGCCGTCGATGGCGCGTTGTATCGATTTCGGCCGCGTGTTGCGCGATGCGATCAATGCATGGCCGGACGATGTGCGCGTCGGCATCTTCGCGTCGGGCGGCCTGTCGCACTTCGTCAACGACGAAGAGTTCGACCACAGCATCATGAAGATGCTGGGCGACTACGACTACGACGGCCTTGCCGCAGTGGACAACCGCTCGTACCAGTCGGGCACGTCCGAAATCAAGCTCTACGTGAGCGTGATGAAAGCGGTGCAGGAAACCGGCGCGGAAATGACGCTGGTTGACTACGTGCCCTGCTGGCGCACGGCCGCGGGCACTGGCGAAGGTATGGGTTTCATGTATTGGAAAGCGGCCGACTGA
- a CDS encoding tlde1 domain-containing protein yields MVGGPQGHDYAAVSGRPKVSGGFDYSPARQHESSEGPIPPGRYWIEPSQMWTNHWYNIAPRGAWGDHRITIHVFPGTATFGRGGFFIHGGSHAGSAGCINLHSRMEDFVRDLEAATAGSPDCYIPLTVSY; encoded by the coding sequence ATGGTGGGTGGACCGCAGGGACATGACTATGCCGCTGTCTCAGGCCGACCAAAAGTCTCAGGGGGGTTCGACTACTCCCCAGCTCGCCAACACGAAAGCAGCGAAGGCCCGATTCCCCCTGGGCGCTATTGGATTGAGCCCTCACAAATGTGGACCAATCACTGGTACAACATCGCGCCGCGTGGTGCATGGGGCGATCACCGCATCACGATTCACGTATTTCCAGGTACTGCGACCTTCGGGCGCGGCGGATTCTTTATTCATGGAGGCAGCCACGCTGGGAGCGCGGGATGCATCAACCTCCATAGTCGGATGGAAGACTTTGTCCGCGATTTGGAAGCCGCGACCGCAGGATCTCCGGACTGCTATATCCCGCTAACTGTCTCGTACTGA
- a CDS encoding amidohydrolase family protein: protein MIIDCHGHFTTVPASFRAWRAKQVEFANDPANAPSLDGARVSDDEIREAIGNGQLKLQRERGSDLTLFSPIAGLMSHHLGNERTSLEWARVSNDLVHRVTELYPDNFAPVCQLPQSPGVAPGNSVAELRRCVEELGFVGCNLNPDPSGGYWTGTPVTDREWYPMYEALVDLDVPAMIHVAASCNPCFHGTGAHYLNADTSVFMQILQSDLFKDFPTLRLVIPHGGGAVPYHWGRYRGMSLEMRDRPLEGLLNNIFFDSCVYHKPGVELLTKVIPSDNVLFGSEMIGAVRGKDPATGQYFDDTKRYIDACEALSEEDRYKIFEGNARRVYPRLDARLKAQGR from the coding sequence ATGATTATCGATTGCCACGGTCACTTCACGACCGTTCCCGCTTCGTTCCGCGCCTGGCGCGCGAAGCAGGTTGAATTTGCCAACGACCCCGCCAACGCTCCTTCGCTCGACGGAGCACGTGTCAGCGACGACGAAATCCGCGAAGCTATCGGCAATGGTCAACTGAAGCTGCAACGCGAACGCGGCAGCGACCTCACGCTGTTCTCGCCGATCGCCGGCCTGATGAGCCATCACCTCGGCAACGAACGCACCAGCCTCGAATGGGCCCGCGTATCGAACGACCTCGTGCATCGCGTGACCGAACTGTATCCGGACAACTTTGCGCCGGTCTGCCAGTTGCCGCAATCGCCGGGCGTCGCGCCGGGCAACAGCGTCGCCGAATTGCGCCGTTGCGTCGAGGAACTGGGCTTCGTCGGTTGCAACCTGAACCCGGACCCGAGCGGCGGCTACTGGACCGGCACGCCGGTGACGGACCGCGAGTGGTATCCGATGTACGAAGCGCTCGTCGACCTCGACGTGCCCGCGATGATCCACGTCGCGGCATCGTGCAATCCGTGTTTCCACGGTACAGGTGCGCATTATCTGAACGCGGATACGTCGGTGTTCATGCAGATCCTGCAATCGGATCTGTTCAAGGATTTCCCGACGCTGCGTCTGGTGATTCCGCACGGCGGCGGCGCAGTGCCTTATCACTGGGGCCGTTATCGCGGCATGTCGCTCGAAATGCGCGACCGTCCGCTCGAAGGTCTGCTGAACAACATCTTCTTCGACTCGTGCGTGTATCACAAGCCGGGTGTCGAACTGCTGACCAAGGTGATTCCGTCGGACAACGTGCTGTTCGGCTCGGAAATGATCGGTGCGGTTCGCGGTAAGGATCCGGCAACGGGCCAGTACTTCGACGACACGAAGCGTTATATCGACGCGTGCGAGGCGCTGTCGGAAGAAGATCGCTACAAGATTTTCGAGGGCAATGCACGTCGCGTGTATCCGCGACTCGATGCACGCCTGAAGGCGCAGGGCAGGTAA
- a CDS encoding winged helix-turn-helix transcriptional regulator: MKRSATGCSVEEAMRLLGGRWRLLLVSYLLDGPKRFNDLRRDVDGISQRMLTLDLRALEQAGLIQRTVFPEVPVKVEYQLTDDGQRLRPVVEVMRDFGLWLKARPGYELTEEPDEDQAAA; the protein is encoded by the coding sequence ATGAAAAGAAGTGCAACCGGCTGTTCCGTTGAAGAAGCGATGCGCCTGCTCGGCGGACGTTGGCGCTTATTGCTTGTTTCGTATCTTCTGGACGGGCCGAAACGTTTCAACGATTTGCGCAGAGACGTCGACGGCATATCGCAGCGCATGCTCACACTGGATCTTCGCGCACTCGAACAGGCCGGGCTTATCCAGCGGACCGTATTTCCGGAAGTGCCGGTGAAAGTCGAATATCAACTCACCGACGACGGTCAACGTCTGAGGCCCGTCGTCGAAGTCATGCGGGATTTCGGTCTGTGGCTCAAGGCGCGTCCCGGATATGAGCTAACGGAAGAACCCGACGAGGATCAGGCAGCGGCCTGA
- a CDS encoding amidohydrolase family protein, translated as MTIVDIHPHIISDNESLYPPAPLFGKRSDWSKERPTTVETLIESMDAAGVAKAAVVHSSTTYGFDNSYVVDGCGQYADRLVAVGSVDVLQPDAPEKIREWVKRGLAGLRLFTGGSTKEFDPSELDDPRSFEAWELCGELGLPMCIQTGPIGLPQVTALAKRFPNVAIVLDHLGRPEVADGAPYAKAQSLFDLAPLENIYMKLTPRIFGDVKKEKASAETFFPRVVEAFGAQRMAWGSNYPTSPGTLAEILATAQAGLASLSEEDRAWIFGKTAQKLYPALA; from the coding sequence ATGACAATCGTTGATATTCACCCGCACATCATCTCCGACAACGAATCGCTGTATCCGCCGGCACCGTTGTTCGGCAAGCGTTCGGACTGGTCGAAGGAGCGCCCGACTACCGTCGAGACGCTGATCGAATCGATGGACGCAGCCGGTGTCGCGAAGGCCGCCGTCGTGCATTCGTCGACCACCTACGGCTTCGATAACAGCTACGTCGTCGATGGTTGCGGTCAATACGCCGATCGCCTGGTGGCAGTCGGTTCGGTCGACGTGCTGCAACCTGACGCACCGGAAAAGATCCGCGAATGGGTCAAGCGCGGCCTCGCGGGCCTGCGCCTGTTCACCGGCGGCAGCACGAAGGAATTCGATCCGAGCGAACTCGACGATCCGCGCTCGTTCGAAGCATGGGAATTGTGCGGCGAACTCGGCCTGCCGATGTGTATCCAGACCGGCCCGATCGGCTTGCCGCAAGTGACCGCGCTCGCGAAGCGCTTCCCGAACGTCGCGATCGTTCTGGATCACCTGGGTCGTCCGGAAGTCGCCGATGGTGCGCCGTACGCGAAGGCACAAAGCCTGTTCGATCTGGCTCCGCTGGAAAACATCTACATGAAGCTCACGCCGCGCATTTTCGGCGACGTGAAGAAGGAAAAGGCCAGCGCGGAAACGTTTTTCCCGCGTGTGGTCGAAGCCTTCGGCGCGCAACGCATGGCGTGGGGTTCGAACTATCCGACGTCGCCGGGAACGCTTGCTGAGATTCTCGCGACCGCTCAGGCAGGTCTCGCCAGCCTGAGCGAAGAAGATCGCGCGTGGATCTTCGGCAAGACGGCACAGAAGCTGTACCCGGCTCTGGCCTGA
- a CDS encoding MFS transporter, which produces MASRWAVLALLALGVLISFVDRTSISSTLADPGFVQHFALTDIDRGWINAAFFWSYGVFQVPMGWVADRYGVKWPYAISFALWCIATALMGAVTALASLVVMRLIIGMAEAIVIPASYRWIRNNFDESQNGLAVGILAMGNKFGPAIGAPVGAWFIVNYSWKMMFIATGLAGLLWLIPWLLMVRNDLPTKAVLTQANRSARTVTFGSILSSPVVWGGMVTNFCYGYFTFYCMTWMPSYLVEQRGLSITRSGLFTFFSFAGIAIVAALAGWAADRIIARGHNPITVRKVFTIAGFIGGCTVLFGAYAPTLQMALFWNVLSLSLLGFVTANNLVLSRLTLIPKQTIGLVTGVQQLATSLAGGVAASLSGWLLHVSGSYDLPMMVILGFLVVGALATAILYRPEWAPKVTESHGSLRRA; this is translated from the coding sequence ATGGCAAGCCGCTGGGCCGTACTCGCGCTCCTTGCGCTTGGCGTGCTGATTTCCTTCGTCGACCGAACCAGTATTTCGTCGACGCTGGCGGACCCAGGCTTCGTTCAACATTTCGCGCTGACCGACATCGACCGCGGCTGGATCAACGCGGCGTTCTTCTGGTCATACGGCGTATTTCAGGTTCCGATGGGCTGGGTGGCCGACCGCTACGGCGTGAAATGGCCGTACGCGATCAGCTTCGCGCTGTGGTGTATCGCCACCGCGTTGATGGGCGCAGTGACGGCGCTCGCGAGCCTCGTCGTGATGCGGTTGATCATCGGCATGGCCGAAGCGATTGTGATTCCCGCGAGCTATCGCTGGATCCGCAACAACTTCGACGAAAGCCAGAACGGCCTCGCCGTCGGCATTCTCGCGATGGGCAACAAGTTCGGTCCGGCGATCGGCGCACCGGTCGGCGCGTGGTTCATCGTCAACTACTCGTGGAAAATGATGTTCATCGCAACCGGCCTCGCCGGTCTGCTCTGGCTCATCCCCTGGCTGCTGATGGTGCGCAACGACCTGCCGACCAAAGCTGTCCTCACGCAGGCCAACCGCAGCGCCCGCACGGTGACGTTCGGCAGCATTCTGTCGAGCCCGGTGGTGTGGGGCGGCATGGTCACCAACTTCTGCTACGGCTACTTCACGTTCTATTGCATGACCTGGATGCCGTCGTATCTGGTCGAGCAACGTGGTCTGTCGATTACGCGCTCCGGGCTCTTCACGTTCTTCAGCTTCGCCGGTATCGCCATCGTGGCGGCGCTCGCGGGCTGGGCGGCCGACCGGATCATCGCGCGCGGCCATAACCCGATCACGGTGCGCAAAGTATTCACGATCGCGGGCTTTATCGGCGGATGCACGGTGCTGTTCGGTGCCTACGCGCCGACGCTGCAGATGGCGCTGTTCTGGAATGTGCTGTCGCTGTCGCTGCTCGGCTTCGTGACCGCGAACAACCTGGTGTTGTCACGTCTCACGCTGATCCCGAAGCAGACCATCGGTCTCGTGACCGGTGTGCAGCAACTTGCCACCAGCCTTGCCGGTGGTGTGGCGGCGAGCCTCTCGGGCTGGCTGCTGCATGTGAGCGGGAGCTACGACCTGCCGATGATGGTGATCCTCGGATTCCTCGTTGTCGGCGCACTGGCCACGGCAATTCTGTACCGCCCCGAATGGGCCCCCAAGGTGACCGAGTCCCACGGATCGCTGCGGCGAGCCTGA
- a CDS encoding TetR/AcrR family transcriptional regulator, which yields MEPTLPHQRLTDRKRLAVIGAATEEFLAAGFDATSMDRIAARANVSKRTVYNHFPSKEALFAAILQQLWDASHMGDAQSYRADQPLRAQLLELLSRKLRLMNDEAFLSLARVAIAAGIHSPERARDMVARMGEREEDLTVWIRAAAADGRLKAADPVFASQQLQGLVKSFAFWPQVTMGQPALSKAEQKKVAESAADMFLARYE from the coding sequence ATGGAACCGACTCTCCCCCATCAACGGCTGACCGATCGCAAGCGCCTTGCGGTGATCGGCGCGGCCACCGAGGAATTTCTCGCCGCTGGCTTCGACGCGACCAGCATGGATCGCATCGCCGCGCGGGCGAACGTCTCGAAACGTACGGTCTATAACCACTTTCCGAGCAAGGAAGCGTTGTTCGCGGCAATCCTGCAGCAGTTGTGGGACGCAAGCCACATGGGCGATGCGCAGTCTTATCGCGCGGATCAGCCGTTGCGCGCGCAGTTGCTCGAATTGCTGTCGCGCAAGCTGAGGCTGATGAATGACGAGGCGTTTCTTTCGCTTGCGCGCGTGGCGATCGCGGCGGGCATCCATTCGCCTGAACGCGCGCGGGACATGGTCGCGCGAATGGGCGAGCGCGAAGAAGACCTGACCGTGTGGATTCGCGCAGCCGCTGCCGATGGACGGCTGAAGGCAGCCGATCCGGTGTTCGCGTCGCAGCAGTTGCAGGGGCTGGTGAAGTCGTTCGCTTTCTGGCCGCAGGTGACCATGGGGCAACCCGCTCTCAGCAAAGCGGAGCAGAAGAAGGTTGCCGAATCGGCGGCGGACATGTTTCTCGCGCGCTACGAGTGA
- a CDS encoding LysR family transcriptional regulator, with translation MQRQFEDVLLGSIELFCLAAELESFTVAANAASVTPAAVSRSVARLEERLGVRLFVRTTRQIRLTDAGRRYFEQCRQALSLLTDAEREATGQQTAASGVLRISMPTPYGHYRVLPLLAEFRARFPGVTVETHLSNRNIDFADEGFDLAIRGSAPSDSGLIARTIEDAELVVVASPAYLRRAGKPKTPDDLANHDCIQYALPSTGRNLPWLFKLNDEVTELTTRGGCSASGDVLAGVTLARHGAGLFQTYRFIVDKDIAEGSLKELLIPYGGCSRPFVLLYPHARHLSSRVRSFVDFLMEKLGP, from the coding sequence ATGCAGCGTCAATTTGAAGATGTTCTTCTGGGCAGCATCGAACTGTTCTGCCTTGCCGCCGAACTCGAAAGTTTCACCGTCGCCGCGAATGCAGCCAGCGTCACGCCCGCTGCCGTGAGCCGTTCGGTCGCGCGGCTCGAGGAGCGGCTCGGCGTACGCCTGTTTGTGCGGACCACCCGCCAGATCCGCCTGACCGACGCAGGACGGCGGTACTTCGAGCAATGCCGGCAGGCACTGAGCCTGCTCACCGACGCCGAGCGCGAAGCGACCGGCCAGCAAACCGCCGCCAGCGGTGTTTTGCGGATCAGCATGCCGACACCGTACGGCCACTATCGCGTGCTACCGCTGCTGGCGGAATTTCGCGCGCGTTTTCCTGGCGTCACGGTCGAGACGCACCTCAGCAACCGCAATATCGATTTCGCCGACGAAGGTTTTGATCTCGCCATCCGCGGAAGCGCCCCAAGCGACTCAGGTCTGATCGCGCGCACGATCGAGGATGCGGAACTGGTGGTGGTTGCATCGCCCGCTTATCTGCGGCGTGCGGGAAAACCAAAAACACCGGACGATCTGGCGAATCACGACTGCATTCAATACGCGTTACCGAGTACCGGGCGCAATCTGCCGTGGCTGTTCAAACTGAACGACGAAGTGACCGAGTTGACGACACGCGGCGGTTGCTCGGCGTCGGGCGACGTGCTGGCGGGCGTGACGCTCGCGCGCCACGGTGCGGGCCTTTTCCAGACCTATCGTTTTATCGTCGACAAGGACATCGCGGAAGGCTCGCTCAAGGAATTGCTGATTCCCTATGGAGGCTGTTCGCGGCCATTCGTGTTGCTGTATCCGCATGCGCGGCATCTGTCGTCGCGGGTGCGCAGTTTTGTCGACTTTCTGATGGAAAAGCTCGGACCGTAG
- a CDS encoding glutathione binding-like protein — protein sequence MKLYHAPGSCSQAIRIVLEEAGIEAQLIKVDARKHLVEDGSNYYDVNALGYVPLLELDDGAQLREGPVIAQYLADQRPELELAPAPGTMDRYRLLEWLNFLTSEIHKGFIPLLYAVAAGKYVDTARPKLESRFAWVDRQLAGKEFLMGGKFTIADAYLFSLTGWGRADWMKSVYNADIDLTHLRNLQTWYERIRSRAAVQRVLAVEGMLG from the coding sequence ATGAAGCTGTATCACGCACCGGGCAGTTGCTCACAAGCAATTCGAATCGTCCTGGAAGAAGCGGGAATAGAAGCGCAATTGATCAAGGTGGATGCACGCAAGCATCTGGTAGAAGACGGTTCGAACTATTACGACGTCAACGCGCTAGGTTATGTGCCGTTGCTTGAATTGGACGACGGCGCGCAATTGCGCGAGGGACCTGTGATTGCGCAGTACCTTGCCGATCAGCGGCCCGAGTTGGAGTTGGCACCCGCGCCTGGCACGATGGATCGCTACCGGCTTCTCGAATGGTTGAATTTCCTGACCTCTGAAATTCACAAGGGCTTTATTCCATTGCTGTATGCCGTCGCCGCCGGCAAGTATGTCGATACAGCCAGGCCGAAGCTCGAAAGCCGATTCGCATGGGTCGACCGGCAGTTAGCGGGAAAGGAGTTTCTGATGGGCGGCAAGTTCACGATTGCCGATGCCTATCTTTTTTCGCTAACGGGTTGGGGCCGGGCTGACTGGATGAAATCCGTTTATAACGCGGACATCGATCTGACGCATCTCCGTAACCTGCAAACCTGGTATGAGCGGATAAGAAGTCGGGCGGCAGTGCAACGTGTGCTGGCGGTCGAGGGAATGCTGGGCTAA